In a single window of the Mustela nigripes isolate SB6536 chromosome 17, MUSNIG.SB6536, whole genome shotgun sequence genome:
- the CA11 gene encoding carbonic anhydrase-related protein 11 yields the protein MGVAARLSVPRALVLWAALGAAAHIGPAPDPEDWWSYKDNLQGNFVPGPPFWGLVNAAWSLCAVGKRQSPVDVELKRVLYDPFLPPLRLSTGGEKLRGTLYNTGRHVSFLPAPRPVVNVSGGPLLYSHRLSELRLLFGARDGAGSEHQINHQGFSAEVQLIHFNQELYGNLSAASRGPNGLAILSLFINVAGSSNPFLSRLLNRDTITRISYKNDAYFLQDLSLELLFPESFGFITYQGSLSTPPCSETVTWILIDRALNITSLQMHSLRLLSQNPPSQIFQSLSGNGRPLQPLAHRALRGNRDPRHPERRCRGPNYRLHVDGAPHGR from the exons ATGGGGGTTGCTGCTCGTCTGAGCGTTCCTAGGGCGCTGGTACTCTGGGCCGCACTGGGGGCGGCAG CTCACATTGGACCTGCACCTGACCCCGAGGACTGGTGGAGCTACAAGGATAATCTCCAGGGAAACTTCGTGCCAG ggCCTCCCTTCTGGGGCTTAGTGAATGCAGCCTGGAGTCTGTGTGCTGTGGGGAAGCGGCAGAGCCCTGTGGATGTGGAGCTGAAGAGGGTCCTTTATGACCCCTTTCTGCCCCCACTGAGACTCAGCACTGGGGGAGAGAAG CTTCGGGGAACGTTGTACAACACTGGCCGCCATGTCTCCTTCCTGCCTGCGCCACGGCCCGTGGTCAATGTGTCTGGGGGTCCCCTCCTCTACAGCCACCGACTCAGTGAACTGCGACTGCTCTTTGGAGCACGTGATGGAGCTGGCTCTGAACACCAGATCAACCACCAGGGCTTCTCTGCTGAG GTGCAGCTCATCCATTTCAACCAAGAACTCTACGGGAACCTCAGCGCCGCCTCCCGGGGCCCCAATGGCCTGGCCATTCTCAGCCTCTTCATCAAT GTGGCTGGCAGCTCGAACCCCTTCCTCAGCCGCCTCCTTAACCGGGACACCATCACCCGCATCTCCTACAAGA ATGATGCCTACTTTCTTCAAGACCTGAGCCTGGAGCTCCTGTTCCCCGAATCCTTCGGCTTCATCACTTATCAGGGCTCCCTCAGCACCCCGCCCTGCTCAGAGACTGTCACCTGGATCCTCATTGACCGGGCCCTCAATATCACCTCCCTCCAG ATGCACTCCCTGAGACTCCTGAGCCAGAATCCTCCGTCCCAGATCTTCCAGAGCCTCAGCGGTAACGGCCGGCCCCTGCAGCCCTTGGCCCACAGGGCCTTGAGGGGCAACAGGGACCCCCGGCACCCCGAGAGGCGCTGCCGAGGCCCCAACTACCGCCTGCATG TGGATGGTGCCCCCCATGGTCGCTGA
- the DBP gene encoding D site-binding protein has product MARPVSDRTPAPLLLGGPAGAPPGGGALLGLRSLLQGTSKPKDPASCLLKEKERKAAPPAATVPGPGLETASPADAPAGAVLGGGSPRGRPGAAPGPGLLAPLLWERTLPFGDVEYVDLDAFLLEHGLPPSPPPPGGPSPTPSPVRTPAPSPGPGSCGSASPRSSPGHAPTRAALGAAGGHRAGLTSRDTPSPVDPDTVEVLMTFEPDPADLALSSIPGHETFDPRRHRFSEEELKPQPIMKKARKIQVPEEQKDEKYWSRRYKNNEAAKRSRDARRLKENQISVRAAFLEKENALLRQEVVAVRQELSHYRAVLSRYQAQHGAL; this is encoded by the exons ATGGCGCGGCCCGTGAGCGACAGGACCCCGGCCCCCCTGCTGCTGGGCGGCCCAGCCGGGGCCCCCCCTGGCGGGGGAGCGCTGCTTGGGTTGCGGAGCCTTCTGCAGGGGACCAGCAAACCCAAAGACCCAGCCAGCT GTCTCCTGAAGGAAAAGGAGCGCAAGGCGGCTCCGCCTGCAGCCACGGTCCCCGGGCCCGGCCTGGAGACGGCGAGCCCGGCGGATGCCCCAGCTGGGGCAGTGCTGGGCGGCGGGTCCCCGCGGGGGCGCCCGGGGGCCGCACCTGGCCCGGGTCTGTTGGCGCCGCTGCTGTGGGAGCGGACGCTGCCGTTCGGCGACGTGGAGTACGTGGACCTGGACGCCTTCTTGCTGGAGCACGGGCTCCCGCCCAGCCCGCCGCCCCCCGGCGGCCCTTCACCGACGCCCTCCCCCGTGCGCACGCCCGCACCCTCCCCGGGGCCGGGTTCCTGCGGCTCAGCTTCCCCTCGTTCCTCCCCGGGGCACGCCCCCACCCGGGCTGCCCTCGGGGCCGCGGGCGGCCACCGCGCAG GCCTGACCTCCCGGGACACACCCAGCCCGGTGGACCCAGACACGGTGGAGGTGCTGATGACATTTGAACCTGACCCAGCTGATTTAGCCCTGTCAAGCATTCCCGGCCATGAGACCTTTGACCCTCGGAGACATCGCTTCTCAGAGGAGGAGCTGAAACCCCAGCCCATCATGAAGAAGGCTCGGAAGATCCAGGTGCCAGAGGAGCAGAAG GATGAGAAGTATTGGAGCCGGCGGTACAAGAATAACGAGGCAGCCAAGAGGTCCCGAGACGCCCGGCGGCTCAAAGAGAACCAGATATCAGTACGGGCGGCCTTCCTGGAGAAGGAGAACGCCCTGCTGCGGCAGGAAGTGGTGGCTGTGCGCCAGGAGCTGTCCCACTACCGCGCCGTGCTGTCCCGCTACCAGGCCCAGCACGGAGCCCTGTGA
- the SPHK2 gene encoding sphingosine kinase 2 isoform X2 — MNGNLEAEEQRDQRPDQELTWSWGHRPRSALDRAEAMAPPPPLPLAASTPLLHGEFGSYPARGSRLALTLTPQALHIQRLRPKPEARPRGGLVPLAEVSGCCTLRSRSPTDQAAYFCVYTYPKGRHGGRLGGQRRAARTFRADGAVTYEENRAEAQRWAIALMCLLRGLPLPGDREITPELLPKPPRLLLLVNPFGGRGLAWQWCKNHVLPMISEAGLSFNLIRTERQNHARELVQGLSLSEWDGIVTVSGDGLLFEVLNGLLDRPDWEEAVKTPVGILPCGSGNALAGAVNQHGGFEPALGVDLLLNCSLLLCRGGSRPLDLLSVTLASGSRCFSFLAVAWGFVSDVDIQSERFRALGSARFTLGTVLGLATLHTYRGRLSYLPAAVEPASPAPARGLPRAKSELTLAPAPAPAPAPAPPVAHSPLHRSVSDLPLPLPQPALTSPGSPEPLPILSLNGGGPELAGDWGGAGDAPLSPDPLLPSPPSSPNALLSPITEGVPETTASSGLAPPSPDVPGAAPGAAPGATSARGPPDHLLPPLGTPLPPGWVTLEGDFVLMLAISPSHLGADLVAAPHARFDDGLVHLCWVRAGISRAALLRLFLAMERGSHFSLGCPQLGYAAARAFRLEPLTPRGVLTVDGEQVEYGPLQAQVHPGLGTLLTGPPGHRRSRES; from the exons ATGAATGGAAACCTTGAAGCAGAGGAGCAGCGGGACCAG agGCCAGACCAGGAGCTGACCTGGAGCTGGGGCCACAGGCCTAGAAGCGCCCTGGACAGGGCCGAGGCCATGGCCCCTCCACCGCCACTGCCATTGGCCGCAAGCACCCCGCTCCTGCATGGCGAGTTTGGCTCCTACCCGGCCCGGGGCTCCCGCCTGGCCCTCACTCTCACCCCACAGGCCCTGCACATACAGCGGCTGCGCCCGAAGCCCGAAGCCCGCCCCCGGGGTGGCCTGGTCCCCCTGGCCGAGGTGTCAGGCTGCTGCACCCTGCGGAGCCGCAGCCCCACAGACCAGGCGGCCTACTTCTGCGTCTACACCTACCCGAAGGGCCGGCACGGGGGCCGCCTCGGGGGCCAGCGGAGAGCCGCCCGCACCTTTCGGGCCGACGGGGCAGTCACCTACGAGGAGAACCGCGCTGAGGCCCAGCGCTGGGCCATTGCGCTCATGTGTCTGCTCCGTGGACTGCCACTGCCAGGGGACAGGG AAATCACCCCTGAGCTGCTGCCTAAGCCACCCCGATTGCTCCTATTGGTCAATCCCTTTGGGGGGCGGGGTCTGGCTTGGCAGTGGTGTAAGAACCACGTGCTGCCCATGATTTCTGAAGCCGGGCTGTCCTTCAACCTCATCCGGACAG AACGGCAGAACCACGCCCGGGAGCTGGTGCAGGGACTGAGCCTGAGTGAGTGGGATGGCATCGTCACAGTCTCGGGAGACGGGCTGCTGTTCGAG GTGCTGAACGGACTCCTAGACCGCCCTGACTGGGAAGAAGCTGTGAAGACACCCGTGGGCATCCTCCCCTGTGGCTCGGGCAACGCCCTGGCTGGAGCTGTGAACCAGCATGGGGG GTTTGAACCTGCCCTGGGTGTCGACCTGCTGCTCAACTGCTCACTGTTGCTGTGCCGGGGCGGCAGCCGCCCATTGGACCTGCTCTCTGTGACGCTGGCCTCAGGCTCCCGCTGTTTCTCCTTCCTGGCCGTTGCCTGGGGCTTCGTGTCCGACGTGGACATCCAGAGCGAGCGCTTCAGGGCCCTGGGAAGCGCACGCTTCACACTGGGCACGGTGCTGGGCCTTGCCACCTTGCACACCTACCGCGGACGCCTCTCCTACCTCCCCGCTGCTGTAGAGCCTGCCTCTCCCGCCCCTGCCCGAGGCCTACCCCGTGCCAAGTCAGAGTTGACCCTGGCCCCTGCCCCGGCCCCAGCGCCGGCACCGGCCCCGCCTGTGGCGCACTCACCCCTGCATCGCTCGGTGTCTgacctgcctctgcccctgccccagcctgcgCTGACCTCGCCAGGCTCACCTGAGCCCCTGCCCATCCTGTCCCTCAATGGCGGGGGCCCAGAGTTGGCTGgggactggggtggggctggagatGCCCCACTGTCCCCAGACCCGCTGCTGCCCTCACCACCTAGCTCCCCTAACGCTTTACTGTCACCCATCACCGAGGGGGTCCCAGAAACCACAGCCTCCTCTGGGCTCGCACCTCCCTCCCCTGATGTCCCGGGAGCTGCCCCGGGAGCTGCCCCGGGAGCCACCTCTGCCAGGGGCCCACCTGaccacctgctccctcctctgggcACCCCACTGCCCCCGGGCTGGGTGACGCTGGAGGGCGACTTTGTGCTCATGTTGGCCATCTCACCCAGCCACCTGGGGGCTGACCTGGTGGCAGCCCCCCATGCGCGCTTTGACGATGGCCTGGTGCACCTGTGCTGGGTGCGTGCTGGCATCTCGCGCGCGGCGCTACTGCGCCTTTTTCTGGCCATGGAGCGGGGCAGCCACTTCAGCCTGGGCTGTCCGCAGCTGGGCTATGCTGCGGCCCGTGCCTTCCGCCTCGAGCCTCTCACGCCTCGCGGCGTGCTCACTGTGGACGGAGAGCAGGTGGAGTATGGGCCGCTGCAGGCGCAGGTGCACCCAGGCCTCGGTACGCTGCTCACCGGGCCTCCCGGCCACCGCCGCAGTCGGGAGTCCTGA
- the SPHK2 gene encoding sphingosine kinase 2 isoform X1, with product MAPPPPLPLAASTPLLHGEFGSYPARGSRLALTLTPQALHIQRLRPKPEARPRGGLVPLAEVSGCCTLRSRSPTDQAAYFCVYTYPKGRHGGRLGGQRRAARTFRADGAVTYEENRAEAQRWAIALMCLLRGLPLPGDREITPELLPKPPRLLLLVNPFGGRGLAWQWCKNHVLPMISEAGLSFNLIRTERQNHARELVQGLSLSEWDGIVTVSGDGLLFEVLNGLLDRPDWEEAVKTPVGILPCGSGNALAGAVNQHGGFEPALGVDLLLNCSLLLCRGGSRPLDLLSVTLASGSRCFSFLAVAWGFVSDVDIQSERFRALGSARFTLGTVLGLATLHTYRGRLSYLPAAVEPASPAPARGLPRAKSELTLAPAPAPAPAPAPPVAHSPLHRSVSDLPLPLPQPALTSPGSPEPLPILSLNGGGPELAGDWGGAGDAPLSPDPLLPSPPSSPNALLSPITEGVPETTASSGLAPPSPDVPGAAPGAAPGATSARGPPDHLLPPLGTPLPPGWVTLEGDFVLMLAISPSHLGADLVAAPHARFDDGLVHLCWVRAGISRAALLRLFLAMERGSHFSLGCPQLGYAAARAFRLEPLTPRGVLTVDGEQVEYGPLQAQVHPGLGTLLTGPPGHRRSRES from the exons ATGGCCCCTCCACCGCCACTGCCATTGGCCGCAAGCACCCCGCTCCTGCATGGCGAGTTTGGCTCCTACCCGGCCCGGGGCTCCCGCCTGGCCCTCACTCTCACCCCACAGGCCCTGCACATACAGCGGCTGCGCCCGAAGCCCGAAGCCCGCCCCCGGGGTGGCCTGGTCCCCCTGGCCGAGGTGTCAGGCTGCTGCACCCTGCGGAGCCGCAGCCCCACAGACCAGGCGGCCTACTTCTGCGTCTACACCTACCCGAAGGGCCGGCACGGGGGCCGCCTCGGGGGCCAGCGGAGAGCCGCCCGCACCTTTCGGGCCGACGGGGCAGTCACCTACGAGGAGAACCGCGCTGAGGCCCAGCGCTGGGCCATTGCGCTCATGTGTCTGCTCCGTGGACTGCCACTGCCAGGGGACAGGG AAATCACCCCTGAGCTGCTGCCTAAGCCACCCCGATTGCTCCTATTGGTCAATCCCTTTGGGGGGCGGGGTCTGGCTTGGCAGTGGTGTAAGAACCACGTGCTGCCCATGATTTCTGAAGCCGGGCTGTCCTTCAACCTCATCCGGACAG AACGGCAGAACCACGCCCGGGAGCTGGTGCAGGGACTGAGCCTGAGTGAGTGGGATGGCATCGTCACAGTCTCGGGAGACGGGCTGCTGTTCGAG GTGCTGAACGGACTCCTAGACCGCCCTGACTGGGAAGAAGCTGTGAAGACACCCGTGGGCATCCTCCCCTGTGGCTCGGGCAACGCCCTGGCTGGAGCTGTGAACCAGCATGGGGG GTTTGAACCTGCCCTGGGTGTCGACCTGCTGCTCAACTGCTCACTGTTGCTGTGCCGGGGCGGCAGCCGCCCATTGGACCTGCTCTCTGTGACGCTGGCCTCAGGCTCCCGCTGTTTCTCCTTCCTGGCCGTTGCCTGGGGCTTCGTGTCCGACGTGGACATCCAGAGCGAGCGCTTCAGGGCCCTGGGAAGCGCACGCTTCACACTGGGCACGGTGCTGGGCCTTGCCACCTTGCACACCTACCGCGGACGCCTCTCCTACCTCCCCGCTGCTGTAGAGCCTGCCTCTCCCGCCCCTGCCCGAGGCCTACCCCGTGCCAAGTCAGAGTTGACCCTGGCCCCTGCCCCGGCCCCAGCGCCGGCACCGGCCCCGCCTGTGGCGCACTCACCCCTGCATCGCTCGGTGTCTgacctgcctctgcccctgccccagcctgcgCTGACCTCGCCAGGCTCACCTGAGCCCCTGCCCATCCTGTCCCTCAATGGCGGGGGCCCAGAGTTGGCTGgggactggggtggggctggagatGCCCCACTGTCCCCAGACCCGCTGCTGCCCTCACCACCTAGCTCCCCTAACGCTTTACTGTCACCCATCACCGAGGGGGTCCCAGAAACCACAGCCTCCTCTGGGCTCGCACCTCCCTCCCCTGATGTCCCGGGAGCTGCCCCGGGAGCTGCCCCGGGAGCCACCTCTGCCAGGGGCCCACCTGaccacctgctccctcctctgggcACCCCACTGCCCCCGGGCTGGGTGACGCTGGAGGGCGACTTTGTGCTCATGTTGGCCATCTCACCCAGCCACCTGGGGGCTGACCTGGTGGCAGCCCCCCATGCGCGCTTTGACGATGGCCTGGTGCACCTGTGCTGGGTGCGTGCTGGCATCTCGCGCGCGGCGCTACTGCGCCTTTTTCTGGCCATGGAGCGGGGCAGCCACTTCAGCCTGGGCTGTCCGCAGCTGGGCTATGCTGCGGCCCGTGCCTTCCGCCTCGAGCCTCTCACGCCTCGCGGCGTGCTCACTGTGGACGGAGAGCAGGTGGAGTATGGGCCGCTGCAGGCGCAGGTGCACCCAGGCCTCGGTACGCTGCTCACCGGGCCTCCCGGCCACCGCCGCAGTCGGGAGTCCTGA